Proteins co-encoded in one Streptococcus parauberis NCFD 2020 genomic window:
- a CDS encoding primase alpha helix C-terminal domain-containing protein, which produces MAIYESIGFGSLLYPYTGKLTPFDYIAQFKPMKPPENMSIDDFKKFHAPYCISGKVKAEKNGSYKRSNATLVYRDLVFIDYDDIPISAGTFKDTIHSVLSDYSYILYPTIKHTAEKPRYRLVVKPDKNLTKTDYEATVNQIADMIGLPFDQTSITFSQLQGLPVTRQEIDQYDRVVNLGTDFPTIRGQTVTTQAPREHFTPYSGQLSITMRVINTLFNGYGNEGGRNVAMTKFVGLLLNKYVNCDIETAYNLALIANENTEPPLTINELDTTFRSILQAEMRKRGLQP; this is translated from the coding sequence ATGGCTATTTATGAAAGTATTGGTTTTGGCTCACTCCTATATCCATACACTGGTAAGCTAACACCGTTTGACTATATCGCACAATTTAAACCAATGAAACCGCCCGAGAATATGAGCATTGACGATTTTAAGAAATTTCATGCGCCTTACTGTATATCTGGTAAAGTGAAAGCTGAGAAAAATGGAAGTTACAAAAGAAGCAATGCCACTTTGGTATATCGTGACTTAGTTTTCATTGATTATGACGACATTCCTATTAGTGCTGGAACGTTTAAGGATACCATTCACAGCGTTTTAAGTGACTACTCCTATATTTTGTACCCGACTATTAAACACACGGCTGAGAAGCCACGCTATCGCCTTGTAGTGAAACCAGATAAAAACCTGACAAAAACTGACTATGAAGCAACAGTTAACCAGATAGCTGACATGATTGGCTTACCTTTTGACCAAACTTCCATAACGTTCTCACAATTACAAGGACTTCCCGTCACGCGCCAAGAGATTGACCAATATGACCGAGTTGTTAACCTTGGGACTGACTTCCCAACTATCAGAGGTCAAACAGTGACGACACAGGCGCCTAGAGAGCATTTCACACCTTACAGCGGTCAATTATCCATAACAATGCGGGTAATCAATACCTTATTTAATGGATATGGAAACGAGGGCGGGCGCAATGTTGCAATGACTAAATTTGTGGGGTTACTCCTAAATAAATACGTGAATTGTGACATTGAAACAGCTTATAACTTGGCTTTAATTGCAAATGAGAACACCGAGCCACCACTAACTATTAATGAATTAGATACCACCTTTAGGAGTATCTTGCAGGCTGAAATGAGAAAGAGAGGGTTACAGCCATAG
- a CDS encoding MerR family transcriptional regulator: MTWLSKEAENEIKREVAITVTTFLDNYTKPEPRLLGLITQTDLKKELGIDYNTLRRWEDNGLPRYIPPLEDTRKVFYRVTDILQFLGVK, from the coding sequence ATGACTTGGCTATCTAAAGAAGCAGAGAATGAAATCAAGCGGGAAGTTGCTATCACTGTTACTACTTTCTTAGACAATTACACTAAACCAGAACCAAGACTATTAGGCTTAATCACTCAAACCGACCTTAAGAAAGAGTTAGGCATAGATTACAACACACTTAGGAGGTGGGAAGATAACGGGCTTCCTAGATACATTCCACCCTTAGAAGATACTAGGAAAGTCTTCTATCGTGTGACTGACATCTTGCAATTCTTGGGGGTGAAATAA
- a CDS encoding Rha family transcriptional regulator has product MELVYLDGAKEPYTLSSIIADCAGISHHAIQEHIRKHKARLERFGIIAFKMRKLDGRGRPEKLYHLNEQQATLLITFLKNTDQVATFKENLVKAFFEMRDELTQIKLQRTLEAPKRKTLNQAIKTWEHAPKMAYPTVYNLLLKAVTGKNSKQLKATRGAQSGIDCLNSIELAQYTALEDMAIALINLDCDYQDIKTLALKKAPECA; this is encoded by the coding sequence ATGGAACTAGTTTATTTAGACGGGGCAAAAGAACCCTACACACTATCAAGTATCATTGCTGATTGTGCTGGTATTAGTCATCATGCAATACAAGAACATATCAGAAAACACAAAGCTAGGTTAGAACGTTTTGGAATAATCGCATTTAAAATGCGTAAATTAGACGGACGTGGACGACCTGAAAAGCTTTATCACTTAAACGAACAGCAGGCAACCTTGCTGATTACATTTTTAAAGAATACCGACCAAGTTGCAACCTTTAAGGAAAATCTTGTAAAAGCATTCTTTGAAATGAGAGATGAACTCACTCAAATCAAATTACAGCGAACTCTTGAAGCACCTAAACGAAAAACACTCAATCAAGCTATCAAAACATGGGAACACGCTCCTAAAATGGCTTATCCGACTGTCTACAATCTCTTGCTAAAAGCTGTCACTGGTAAGAATAGCAAGCAATTAAAAGCAACCAGAGGCGCACAATCTGGCATTGACTGCTTAAACTCAATTGAGTTGGCACAGTACACAGCACTGGAAGACATGGCAATAGCATTGATTAACTTAGATTGTGATTATCAAGATATCAAAACATTGGCATTAAAAAAAGCGCCTGAATGCGCGTGA
- a CDS encoding transcriptional regulator yields the protein MLITIEHAEKVRVKRGRLNLTKTETANRLNVTSRTLKKIEQGDYDAPRKIFANVMNFLIED from the coding sequence ATGCTTATTACTATTGAACACGCTGAAAAAGTCAGAGTAAAACGAGGACGGTTAAATCTAACTAAAACCGAAACAGCTAACCGTTTAAACGTAACTTCTCGAACTCTTAAAAAGATTGAGCAGGGCGATTATGACGCACCTAGAAAAATTTTTGCTAATGTTATGAATTTCTTAATTGAAGACTAG
- a CDS encoding helix-turn-helix domain-containing protein, with protein MNNIKLLREELGHSQSKLIEEIAKPPYNLKISRRTLQYWESGERDIKLDKAEKLADYFGVQLPYLLGWSDIRTMEKEIDQMINDFDTDFLNFLKYHDLYLSDEQIKIVTNTMYSMSNINNLYLSTFVRNGDISGMSANRKMFFSKLFEYSTHWQLNFDGVKRMSEMSLKFSNTKNDNSTPPED; from the coding sequence TTGAATAACATAAAATTACTACGCGAGGAATTAGGACACTCTCAAAGTAAATTAATAGAAGAAATTGCTAAGCCACCTTATAATTTAAAAATTTCTAGAAGAACACTTCAATATTGGGAAAGTGGCGAAAGAGATATAAAATTAGATAAAGCTGAAAAGTTAGCTGATTATTTTGGTGTCCAATTACCTTATTTATTGGGTTGGTCTGATATAAGAACAATGGAAAAAGAAATTGATCAAATGATTAATGACTTCGATACGGATTTTTTAAATTTCTTAAAATATCATGATTTGTATTTGTCGGACGAACAAATAAAAATAGTTACTAACACAATGTATTCAATGTCTAATATTAATAATCTTTATTTGAGCACCTTTGTACGTAACGGTGATATAAGTGGTATGTCAGCAAACCGGAAAATGTTTTTTTCAAAATTATTTGAATATAGCACACATTGGCAACTTAACTTTGACGGTGTGAAGCGCATGAGTGAAATGAGCTTAAAATTTTCAAATACCAAAAATGACAACTCAACTCCACCCGAAGACTAA
- a CDS encoding tyrosine-type recombinase/integrase yields the protein MKITEYKKKNSTTVYRANIYLGVDHITGKKVKTSVTGRTKKEVKIRIKEAQHNFKTNGHTVTKAVPVENYKELAELWLKSYEMTVKPQTFIATKRMIHNHLIPVFGDIKLDKLSVSYIQGHINELSKEFVHFGTVHSINKRVLQYGVSLQLIPFNPARDVILPKAVKPDNKAIKFIDYDDLKALMSYMEKLSNKKYSYYFDYVLYNILLATGCRFGEAIALTWSDIDFENATIDINKNYNRLVDIVGTPKSKAGYRVISIDQKTVNLLRLYKNRQRQLFSEVGGEAPKVVFATPTRKYQNTAIRQGSLDRRLKEIGCPRFTFHAFRHTHASLLLNAGISYKELQYRLGHATLAMTMDIYSHLSKDKEKEAVSYYEKAINSL from the coding sequence ATGAAAATAACAGAATACAAAAAGAAAAACAGTACAACCGTGTACCGTGCTAACATTTATTTAGGTGTTGACCATATCACTGGTAAGAAAGTCAAGACTAGTGTAACTGGTCGGACTAAGAAAGAAGTTAAAATAAGAATTAAAGAAGCTCAACATAATTTTAAAACCAATGGTCATACAGTGACAAAGGCTGTACCAGTGGAAAATTATAAAGAACTTGCTGAACTGTGGTTAAAAAGTTATGAAATGACCGTAAAGCCTCAAACGTTCATAGCAACTAAGAGAATGATACATAATCACTTGATACCAGTATTCGGGGATATTAAACTTGATAAACTGTCAGTAAGTTATATTCAAGGTCATATCAATGAACTATCAAAAGAGTTTGTCCATTTTGGTACTGTTCATTCAATTAATAAACGCGTTTTGCAATATGGGGTGTCGTTGCAATTAATTCCGTTCAATCCTGCGCGTGATGTCATACTCCCTAAAGCGGTCAAACCAGATAATAAAGCAATTAAGTTTATAGATTATGATGATTTAAAAGCTTTAATGTCTTATATGGAAAAACTATCTAATAAAAAATATAGTTATTATTTTGATTATGTACTTTATAACATACTGTTGGCCACTGGTTGCCGTTTTGGGGAAGCTATTGCCCTTACGTGGTCAGATATTGACTTTGAGAATGCCACAATTGACATTAATAAAAATTATAATCGTTTAGTTGATATCGTAGGTACGCCAAAGAGTAAAGCGGGTTACCGTGTTATCAGCATTGACCAAAAGACTGTTAATCTGTTACGATTGTACAAGAATAGACAAAGACAATTGTTTTCTGAGGTAGGAGGGGAAGCTCCTAAGGTTGTTTTTGCAACTCCTACAAGGAAGTATCAAAACACGGCTATACGTCAAGGCTCTTTAGATAGACGGCTTAAAGAGATTGGTTGCCCTAGATTTACTTTCCACGCTTTCCGTCACACTCATGCTAGCTTATTATTGAATGCTGGTATCAGTTACAAAGAATTACAGTATCGGTTAGGACATGCAACTTTGGCCATGACTATGGATATATATAGCCACTTATCCAAAGATAAAGAAAAAGAAGCTGTTTCATATTATGAAAAAGCAATAAACAGCCTCTAG
- a CDS encoding DUF2829 domain-containing protein: protein MTFEEILPGLKAKKKYVRTGWGGAENYVQLFDSIEQNGHALEVTPYFLINVSGDGEGFSMWAPTPCDVLAEDWIEVND from the coding sequence ATGACATTTGAAGAGATTTTACCTGGATTAAAAGCTAAGAAAAAATATGTGAGAACTGGTTGGGGCGGTGCTGAAAATTATGTTCAGTTATTCGATTCTATAGAACAAAATGGACATGCTTTAGAGGTGACACCTTATTTCCTAATCAATGTATCAGGAGATGGTGAAGGTTTCTCAATGTGGGCGCCAACGCCGTGTGATGTCTTAGCCGAAGATTGGATTGAAGTGAATGACTAA